Proteins encoded together in one Catellatospora citrea window:
- a CDS encoding leucyl aminopeptidase, producing the protein MTTPTTALPTLSLADTDPADLTVDAVVIGVHSQEGAEGAAGELLLASGAESIAAAFDGKLTATLALLGATGGAGEVTKLATLGTITAPVLVAVGLGGEPTGPAPAPDTLRRATAAAVRALAGAKKVVLALPLSDDADDSGALTLRAVAEGAALGAYRFTGYKAKPAPSRKDPVGAVSVLVPDAKEGAANAELKRAAVVTTAVARTRDWVNAPANLLRPPNFADEIAALAGKAGLDVEVLDEKALIEGGFGGILAVGMGSAAKPRLVKITYTPAESTTKVALIGKGITFDTGGVSIKPAQGMWEMKSDMAGAAAVASTMAAIAELRPAVAVTAYIPIAENMLSGEAYRPGDVITMRSGKKVEVLNTDAEGRMILADAIALACESQPDYLIETSTLTGGQVIALGKKIAGVMGSEKLAQRTKAAGDLVGEPTWPMPLPDEIRKSMESDVADILQVSAGMERAGHMLQGGVFLREFVTEGVEWAHIDIAGPSFHSGEATGHWSKGGTGVPVRTLLALLDDIAANG; encoded by the coding sequence GTGACCACGCCCACCACGGCTCTGCCCACGCTGAGCCTCGCCGACACCGACCCCGCCGACCTCACCGTGGACGCCGTCGTCATCGGCGTACACAGTCAGGAAGGCGCCGAGGGCGCGGCCGGGGAGCTGCTGCTGGCGTCCGGGGCCGAGAGCATCGCCGCCGCGTTCGACGGCAAGCTGACCGCCACCCTGGCCCTGCTCGGGGCCACCGGCGGCGCAGGCGAGGTCACCAAGCTCGCCACGCTCGGCACCATCACCGCTCCGGTGCTGGTCGCCGTCGGCCTGGGCGGCGAGCCCACCGGCCCGGCGCCCGCCCCCGACACCCTGCGGCGCGCCACCGCCGCCGCGGTCCGCGCCCTGGCCGGCGCGAAGAAGGTCGTGCTGGCGCTGCCCCTGTCCGACGACGCCGACGACAGCGGCGCGCTGACCCTGCGCGCGGTCGCGGAGGGCGCGGCGCTCGGCGCGTACCGGTTCACCGGCTACAAGGCCAAGCCCGCCCCGAGCCGTAAGGACCCGGTCGGCGCGGTGTCGGTGCTGGTGCCCGACGCCAAGGAGGGCGCGGCCAACGCCGAGCTCAAGCGCGCCGCCGTGGTGACCACCGCGGTCGCCCGCACCCGCGACTGGGTCAACGCCCCGGCCAACCTGCTGCGCCCGCCGAACTTCGCCGACGAGATCGCCGCGCTGGCCGGCAAGGCCGGTCTCGACGTCGAGGTGCTCGACGAGAAGGCGCTCATCGAGGGCGGCTTCGGCGGCATCCTGGCCGTCGGCATGGGCTCGGCCGCCAAGCCGCGCCTCGTGAAGATCACGTACACGCCGGCCGAGTCGACCACCAAGGTGGCGCTGATCGGCAAGGGCATCACCTTCGACACCGGCGGCGTCTCCATCAAGCCCGCGCAGGGCATGTGGGAGATGAAGTCCGACATGGCCGGCGCGGCCGCCGTGGCCAGCACCATGGCCGCGATCGCCGAGCTCAGGCCCGCCGTGGCGGTCACCGCGTACATCCCGATCGCGGAGAACATGCTGTCGGGCGAGGCGTACCGGCCCGGTGACGTGATCACCATGCGCAGCGGCAAGAAGGTCGAGGTGCTCAACACCGACGCCGAGGGCCGCATGATCCTGGCCGACGCCATCGCGCTGGCCTGCGAGTCCCAGCCGGACTACCTGATCGAGACCTCGACGCTCACCGGCGGCCAGGTCATCGCGCTCGGCAAGAAGATCGCCGGTGTGATGGGCTCGGAGAAGCTGGCCCAGCGCACCAAGGCCGCGGGCGACCTGGTCGGCGAGCCGACCTGGCCGATGCCGCTGCCGGACGAGATCCGCAAGTCGATGGAGTCGGACGTCGCCGACATCCTGCAGGTCAGCGCGGGCATGGAGCGCGCCGGCCACATGCTGCAGGGCGGCGTGTTCCTGCGCGAGTTCGTGACCGAGGGCGTCGAGTGGGCGCACATCGACATCGCGGGCCCGTCGTTCCACTCCGGCGAGGCCACCGGCCACTGGAGCAAGGGCGGCACCGGCGTCCCGGTCCGCACCCTCCTCGCCCTCCTCGACGACATCGCGGCGAACGGCTGA